A stretch of Caballeronia sp. NK8 DNA encodes these proteins:
- a CDS encoding protealysin inhibitor emfourin produces the protein MRAELFIEGGVGFFPGLARPIVVQAAGLSPDESAEFAKLVSAARAEGGTARPSAKKPVPDARSYRISIAGDDGKLELEAADPGVPPAFAALMSFLKQHGHR, from the coding sequence ATGCGCGCGGAATTGTTCATCGAAGGCGGGGTGGGGTTTTTTCCGGGGCTTGCGCGGCCGATCGTCGTGCAAGCGGCGGGTTTGTCGCCCGACGAGAGCGCCGAGTTCGCCAAACTGGTTTCGGCTGCGCGCGCGGAGGGCGGCACGGCTCGACCGAGCGCGAAGAAGCCGGTGCCGGATGCGCGGAGCTATCGGATCAGCATCGCCGGGGATGACGGCAAGCTCGAACTCGAGGCCGCCGATCCGGGCGTGCCACCGGCGTTTGCCGCCCTGATGAGTTTTCTCAAGCAGCATGGGCATCGATGA
- a CDS encoding M4 family metallopeptidase → MCIGSRSGRAHSIYCILPPHMLAAIAKNGSAKQRSLAIDTLSADHTFRQFRSVQAATLQPRRAGQMPAVAPVVHRTIYTAKNTETLPGTIVRAEGAKKTKDPCVDEAYDGLGDTFEFYLEVFQRNSIDDAGMPLIGTVHFGDKYDNAFWNSQQMVFGDGDGELFNRFTISLDVIGHELTHGVTEHTAELAYSGQAGALNESVSDVFGSLIKQYTLKQTADKADWLIGAGLLAKGVKGVALRSMKEPGTAYDDPVLGKDPQPSTMSGYVQTTQDNGGVHINSGIPNRAFCLAALDIGGNAWEKAGRIWYETLNDSHIKATTGFKSFARLTVSNANRLFGTNSAESKAVTQAWHQVGVL, encoded by the coding sequence ATGTGCATCGGTTCCCGCTCAGGGCGCGCTCATTCGATCTATTGCATCTTGCCACCGCACATGCTCGCGGCAATCGCGAAAAACGGCTCGGCCAAGCAGCGCTCGCTCGCCATCGATACCCTGTCGGCGGACCATACGTTCCGGCAATTCCGCTCCGTGCAGGCCGCGACGCTCCAGCCCAGGCGCGCGGGGCAGATGCCCGCCGTCGCGCCGGTCGTGCACCGGACCATCTATACCGCGAAGAATACGGAGACACTGCCGGGGACCATCGTGCGCGCGGAGGGCGCGAAAAAGACAAAGGATCCTTGCGTCGACGAAGCATACGATGGCCTCGGCGATACCTTCGAGTTCTATCTCGAGGTCTTTCAACGCAATTCGATCGATGACGCCGGCATGCCGCTCATCGGCACGGTGCATTTCGGCGACAAGTACGACAACGCGTTCTGGAATTCGCAGCAGATGGTCTTCGGGGATGGCGACGGCGAGCTCTTCAATCGCTTCACCATCTCGCTCGATGTGATCGGCCATGAACTGACGCACGGCGTGACGGAGCACACGGCCGAACTCGCATATTCGGGGCAGGCGGGCGCGCTCAACGAATCCGTCTCCGATGTGTTTGGTTCGCTGATCAAGCAATACACGCTGAAGCAGACGGCCGATAAGGCCGACTGGCTGATCGGAGCGGGGCTGCTTGCGAAGGGCGTGAAGGGCGTCGCATTGCGCTCCATGAAAGAACCGGGCACGGCGTACGACGACCCGGTGCTCGGCAAGGATCCGCAGCCGTCGACCATGAGCGGGTATGTTCAGACGACGCAGGACAACGGCGGCGTTCACATCAATTCGGGCATTCCGAATCGCGCGTTCTGTCTAGCGGCGCTCGATATCGGCGGTAACGCATGGGAAAAGGCGGGGCGCATCTGGTATGAGACGCTGAACGATTCGCACATCAAGGCGACGACGGGCTTCAAGAGTTTCGCGCGTCTCACCGTGTCGAACGCCAATCGGCTGTTCGGGACGAACAGCGCGGAATCGAAGGCGGTCACTCAGGCGTGGCATCAGGTTGGTGTCCTGTGA